The sequence below is a genomic window from Desulfuromonas sp. TF.
ACTTCGACGAACTCCTGGAAAAAATCGAGGAGCTCCTGATTGAAGGTAACGTGGCCTTTCTGGTCCCCGGCGACCTGACCTTCTACGCCCCCTTCCAGGCGCTCATCGATGTCCTCGGAGATCGGAGCGAAGCCGTCCCCGGCGTGGGAACGGTCAACGCCGCTTCGGCGTATTTGAAAAAGACCCTCGACCTTCCCGGCGCCTGCAACCGCGCCGTTATCACCTCGCCGCGCATCCTGGAAGAAGAAAAGGGGGCTCCGGCCCTGCGCGACCTGGCCGCTCCCGGCGTGACCCTGCTCCTCTACATGAACCATCTTCCATTGCCGCAGCTTGCAGAACAGCTCAGGGCGGGTTACGGCGGGAACGTCCCCATCGCCATCGCCCACCGCCTCGGATTGCCCGGCCAGGAGGTGGTGACCGGTTCCCTCGACGATATCGTCGATCGGGTCGGCGACAGGG
It includes:
- a CDS encoding SAM-dependent methyltransferase; this translates as MNRVYFIGAGPGDPSLLTLKGASLLAQCQAVFAPEPFEETFVELLRGKTVRIPFDFYFDELLEKIEELLIEGNVAFLVPGDLTFYAPFQALIDVLGDRSEAVPGVGTVNAASAYLKKTLDLPGACNRAVITSPRILEEEKGAPALRDLAAPGVTLLLYMNHLPLPQLAEQLRAGYGGNVPIAIAHRLGLPGQEVVTGSLDDIVDRVGDRDFFNLENKNRRPALTLVIVGETLTATVGKAWWDDRRDKIWKYRS